CATCGATTCACCTGTTTAGAGCAAGTACCCGCATGTTTTCTCTTACAGACACACAAACGTACAGCTTGTCATGGTTTACCCCAAAATTAAGATTGCCatcacattattattttttcctttttttgtgtttctttaaaGTAGATTTCCTAACTAATGATTTTTCTCGACTGGACATAAtctcaaaggatgcactctgaaATAAAACGCCTGGAGGATAAAGGCTAAGAACGTATGCTTGGGTTTAAAGTTTCCCCACACCTTCTAGATTTTGCATAGTACAGAGCCCAGAGCGCGCTGTATTTTCTGACATTGTTCTCCTGAGAAGGAAGACTCCTTACCCAGGGAAGATCATAATTTTAGCTTACcaaattgcattctggttgttttgGTATATACCCTTAATTAGTTCCAAGAATGCTTTTAAATAATCTACAATTTCTCAATCTATTTGAGTTTAAAAGTACTACTGACCATTATCTTTCCAGTGTCCCCTGTATTACATATATTCAGGCCTATAATGCACAAAGCCGTTACCGAGGCAGGGCTGTGGATGGGGAGGAGGGGACAAGGAGAAAGGGGACAGAGACCTGGTTTGATTCATGCCACGGAAAACCATATTTATAGTTCTGAAttgggggaaggggaagaagaCAGTCTTGGTAAAAatgacagttttttgttttttttaaaagaccgGTAACATTCAGTCTAATAACACTGTTTCCTGTTCCTTTTTGATGGACGCTAACACTGGGTGGTCAGCTTCCGTCACTTCTGAGTCCCCACTGCCCAGGAGAATGGCCCGGCCCTCGTCCAGGGCAAAGACGTCCGAGTTCTGGTTTTGGCACGAGTGTTTAACTACCTCATTGGGAGTCGAGAATGTTTTGTCACACAAGTTGCATTTGTAAGGTTTGTTGGTCTGTACCAGCATGTTGTCCATCTGACTACCCTCCTCGAACGTGCAGAGTTCCAGGGTCTGTTTGTCCACCATGGTGTAGGTGTCGATGCTCTGGTTGAGGCACACGTGGCGGGCAGCCTGGTTGGCCCTGCAAAAGCTCTTGTCACAAGTGCTGCATTTGAAAGGCTTCCcggtgtgtatgtacatgtgttcCCTCCAGTGGCTCTTCTGGATGAATTTGCGTCCGCAGATCGTGCACTCATACTTGCGCCTCTTCACCTCCCTCTCCTGGTCAGCCTGCTCCAGGTTGTCAATGTCCGCGATGTCCGAGGGGGGCGGCGTTTCCGACTGCTGCTGGCCATCGATGATGGGCGAGTCTGAGATGTGCTGCAGCTCGCTGTCGCTTATCATCCCCGCTTCAGGCACTTCCATGGTGTCTTTTCCTAGGTCAGCTGCGTTACTACAAAGGGACAGGGGGACACGGCTCTCTCCTGGCTGGCTGGATGTGAAAGGTACTCCCGTGTGAATCTGGAGGTGTTCTCGCAAACTACTCCGGAGTGTAAACCGCCGTCCACACAGGTGGCAAGCATAGTACTTGGGGAAGCTTCCGTTCCTCTTCATGATGCTCGGCTTGACATGGGCTATGGTCAGGGATGCCGGCTGCTCGTCAGAGGAAGAAGCTTCCATATTGGTCTCCTCTCCGTGAGGAGGTGGGGGAACAGGAGTGGAAACAAGTTCTGGAGACAGGGAGGTCTGCAGCGGGTCCGAGGGAGTCATGTTTGTCCGATTCACCTGGGTCATATTTGAAGGCATCTGAGAGAGCTGGGGGGCCTCGGGCACCTGCTCCTGGCTCACCCTGGACGTCGGTGGCCTTGGCTCTCTACCGAGTTTTTCAGGGGCCGGGGCAATCTTGGTGGCTTGTCTCAGCTGATGGTCTGCAATCTGGATGCCATACAAGGAGGAAGCTAGTGGAAACACCTGGTCAGGATGAGAGAAGGCTCCTTGGCTGGCAAGGCTGGCTTCCTGAATGAGCGGGTAAGCGTGAAGGAACTTGATGCCCTGCTCCAAGCGGACAGGGTCAATAAGCTGCGGTGCCATCTTCCCCGTGTACATCAGGTGTAAAAGATAACTGAAGATATCGGGCTGGATGTCAGTGGGCTTCAAACGGACACACTCACTGAAAGACACAAATAAAAAGCTTATAAAATTATGCTTGCATTATTCCACTTGACAGAAGGAAGCTGATGTCCCAGAACGTTAAGTGATTTATTACCTGAGGCCCCTAAAGTAGTTGGTGGCGTTGCTGATTTTCTAACTTTCAGACTGGAGTTTGCATTGTTCCGGAAATATCATACtgactaccaaaccaaaccaaacccagtgccgtcgagtcaattctgactcatagtgaccctgtaggacagagtagaactgccccatagagtttccaaggagcacctggtggattcgaattgcagaccctttggttggcagccgtagcacttaaccactgcgccaccagggtttccaatactgaCTAAAAAGAAGCAGTAATTCAGAAGTTCCCAAGAAATCCTGCTGGACTATCAGTAACGACAGAAATTCTGAGGAAatcaatgatatatatatatatgaatgtatgtaTCATTAGCCACTGAGTGACTATAGACGATGCATTTTCAACCTCTACTTTCTTGAATgctttctgaatttctaattacTTCAACCAACCACGGCAATCACTCTTGGTAATGTAACTCTTCTTGGCTACTTTAGCAAGCACCTGTatcttattattaaaaatttttcaaTATGCTGAAGTATTAGCTGCATACCTCACTATTCTAAATTTAACGTTAtacagaaaaaaagggaaaaagacggggctttaacagaaatttgtgACGGGACGGGTCTGAATAATTACTGAATCGCTCTCAGTGAGTGTGTATTTTGAGAGGATTGCATGCAAATTTGAAAATATCTGACTATAAAGTCTAGAAGTCAAAGAATAAAGATCAAGCATAATAAGTAGCATCTTTTGACAGCGTAAAGGGAAGCgtttaggtgacttttttttttttggaacacacAGGTCATTTGTATCTCCATCTGGAATCTTTTCTCACTTCACATCTTTAGATAGGAATGCTCATACAGGTGGTCATCCCTTTAAGCACAAGATGGGTTCCAAAAATATTAAGGGTACATTATATTTAGATGTCTAGGAAGttcaggagacctggtggcgcagcggttaagagctcggctgttaaccaaaaggtcagcagttcgaatccaccagcggcccctatggggcagttctactctgtcctttggctagctaagagtcagaattgactccacacgtgggcttttttttttttttttttcggttttcgGGAAGTTCAATATTCAAAACAAAGCTTCAGTGACCTTGTGGTGAAGAACACTTTAGTAATGCAAGCAATCAACTCCAAGTGAAGAAATGAGGGGGTCTTTCCTAGGCGAGGCAGAGGCCTGCGGAACTGGGAACCACAGGCTTTCAGAGATGCAAATGGCCCCCATGGCACCTTTTGTTCTGCCAGGATGGAATGCTCCTCAAGGCAGAAGGGGAGGAGGGAGTTGGTGAGACCCACCCCCCCGCCAACCACAAACACACCaaaaaggagggggagggaaaATCCAAAGAGGGAGGAGGCTTTGCTTTTTGGCATCCATGAAAGGTACTGACAAGCAGGGCCCTTTCTATAGTAAGTCTGTTTTTAGTTTTGTAATTTCATGTTTGTCGTTGTATACATCCTCCTCTGTCTATGGCTTGTGAATGTGGACGCGACAGTAACATCTCTCAAACTGAAAAGAACTATGTGCAAGTCTCTGATGGCAAAGGAAGgagggagctgggggtgggggccaCAATCCACACTTCAGCCAGGCCTGGAGGGAAGAAGACTCCAAGAGGCCAGAAGTATTGGTAGAGAAGCTACCAgggagaagaaagcaaaagtccctGGGCTCGCTGCCAGGGGCCCTAGGGCCCAATGAGGTTTCCAGACACcaattgattttgatttttttattctacttatttattttttcttttaaagcagaAGCACGTGTACACGCACACTTAAGAAACACAATTAGGTAGGCTTTAAAAACATTCCTCAGGTCACTTATTAGCCATCTCCCTTGGTTGCTTTTATTCCCAGGCAGCTTGGCCTCCCCTCTTGGAATCACTTAGCTCGGTAGGGGCCAGACTTTGAAACTTTCCAACTCTTTTAGGAAGGACGCAGCTCCCTCTACAATAAAATTACACCTATGTGGCTTGATTCGCAGATGTCTGACATAACACTTTTAGGTGGAAAAAAATGGACACAGCTTTAGTACAGTTAAAGGCCATCCTGTGTAAGCTTTCACTCTAATTTCCATCTTCAATTTTTCCTTTActgcagctgttgttgttaggttgtcgGGTTGATTTCGACTTTTAGcggccccatgtaacagagtagaactgcctcatagggtttcctaggctggtggcacagtggttaagggcttgactgctaatcgaaaggttagcAGGTCGAGCCCACCAGTTGCTCTCAGGGAGAAAGGTGTGATTGTCGGCTTctgtaaaaaattacagccttggaaaccctatgaggcagttctactctgtcttatagggtcattatgagtaggaaccgacttaatggcaacgggtttggttttaatctttacaggagcaggccactaggtcttttctcccatggagcagctggtggatttgaaccgccaactttcagttagcagccaagcacttaattctTGTGCCACTACGGCTCCTTTTTCCTTCATTAGAATCTTAAACAATGGTTTTAAGGCACTttgaaaatgaagattttaaGATAACATTCAACACTGTCAGGACGATGTACTTGGCAAAGCCTGTCCTGAGGTTTATTTCTGAGAGCTCCAAGTCTGCAATCCTTGTGTGATTTTAAACTTTCTGTTTGGAGCAGCATACCCAGACAGAGACATCTAGTGGTAACTATGGAGGTGAAACAGAATCCCGATGGGCTTCTCATTCGGTTGGTTTCTGAGCAGCAGGCGGCATTCCCCAGAGACCAACACAGGCAGGTGTGGGGTGAAAAGCATGTCCCAGCTCCCCAGAGGCTGGTCTTGGCCTTCTGGTGGTCTTGCTTCAATGAGCTCTGATATGGAGGCCAAATGACGTGTGCCACCTCTGGCGTTGTTAGTACAAACTACCGCTGAAACCTGGGTCTTTAGCTATACGAACACCACTTTTCCTTGTTGAAGCCATTTATTTACTGCCTAgatttaagtttctttttttctttttatcgtactttagatgaaggtttacagaataaaccagtttctcattaaacagtcagtatgcatattgttttatgacattggttaacaaccccatgacatgtcaacactctcccttctcaaccttgggttccctattaccagctctcctgtcccctcctgccttctagtccttgccccagggctggtgtgcctctttagtttttagttttgttttatgggcctgtctaatctttggctgaaaggtgaacctcaggagtgacttcattacttcatgacttcattactgagctgaaagggcgtcCGGTgaacatactctcagggtttctccagtctctgtctggccaacaagtctggtctttctttttgagttagaattttgttctctatttctctccagctttgtccgggacccctattgtgatccctttcagagcacaGATTTATGTTTCTTGCATCTAATTAAAATCCATTCCACTGTATTCTTTTACCTATATTAGTACTTCCAGATACAACTCCCCACCCCCTTAGCTATGAAGTCTCTAACACAATGAAGCAAAAGGGAGCATCCTTAGTGTTGTAAGATAAAGCAATCTCTCCTTATCTTCAATCCCACCCGTCACTCACTCTTCTCATGCACTCATTGACAAGGTGGCTCTATGTGCAGAGACCTGACCTGTACACTGTGGCTTTCACAAAGATTTGTAAAGCCtggtctctgccctcaagaaACTTACAGATAAGGAGGGGAGGTAAGTCCACACATAACAACAGAGGGAGAATGTGGAGATGATACAAAATGGCATAAATAAAGTGCAAAGTGCAACAAGACATTAGCGAGACAGACCACTTCCACTCATTGACTCAGCTTGGCCAGTGGAGAGGGCATGAAAGAGGTGACCTGTGAACTGACGCTTATGGGGTGGGCGGAAAGAGCCTTGGGGGCCCAGCTGGACACGCGGTTGAAGGAGGCCAGGAACTATGCTTCTGGGGCCTTATGTGTCAGAACAAGGCATCTATGCAGAAATCTTACTCCAGAAACCTCTAGGTTTCTGATGAAAGGAATAACACATTTACTTGGTTTCTGATCAAAGGGACACCACAATCAAAGAAAGGTTTAGGGAATATTAACCTGACAATAATGTGCAAAATGAATGACTAGGAAATAGAaatgagaagggaaaggaaaagaccATTGTAAAAGGATTTTGAAGAAAACATGATATGGGGGACTAATTAGTTAAGTAAGAAATCCAGTGTTTACAGAGAGATTTTAAGGTGTGTTACTTAAAGATGAAACAACAGGGAGGTCGGGAGGGACTCTGGGTAGGAGACTGGATTCTCTTCTAGTCATGCTCACGAGATGAAAGGAGGAAGTTCAGTTCCAAACACTGAGGAGGTGGCAGCTGGGGCCTTGGGAGCAGAGGTCATAAAACGGAAGTCTCCAGCAGAGGGGTGAGCCCAGGAGAGCAAGGGCACGTGGAAGAGCCCCAGGCCAAAACATGGAAGGCTCATGTTTAGAGGGCAGAAGAACAAAATACCCACAGAGTTACAAAGCTtcttaagaaggaagaaaaatgaacagtagCAAATGCTGCTGAggacaaagatgagaagactaaGACGGGCAGTGGTTTTGAGGAAGAGGTGACCTTTGGGAGAATGACTGCAGTAGAGTGATGGGGTGGAAACCACACAGTACACAGATAAGAAGAGAGTGGGGTGAGAAAGTGCAAGCGGTGACACAGATGACCCCCTAAGAACTTCAGCAGTAAAAAAAGGGAGAAGCAGCACCGTGACTCACGGAGGCAGAAGGGCCAAGGAAGTCCGGATGCTTCTAGACTGAGGGGATGGACAcgaagtataaaacaaaaaatccagaaCAAAAACTGAGGGGTGGGGTGCTGAATCATGAGGGAAAAAGGTACAGCCTTGTTTTCCTTAGACACGAGAGGCTCTTTTCTCTAAGACCAGAGAGTTGAGAAGAAAAAACTGAGCCAAGAGAGACATTTTCCAACAGAAAAGACGGAAACTGGGGGAACACATGACCTCAAGTTTCTCATTAGAGTAGGAAACAAGGACAAATACTGAAAATAAGGAGGATGCTTATAGGGCTGGAGGTGAAGGAGTGCAAGAAAGGGCTCAGAAAGGAAGCCCACAGAAGATTAAAGAAAGACGGGTCCACTGAGGTTGTTACAGAGCTGACTATAATGGACCCAACCCCAACTGTCCTGTGGATGCAGGTGACACCCAGCGAGTACATGTGGAGGGGCCAGAAGGTCCAGTGATTTTCAGGTGGCACTGAAAGTAGGGTAACCAAGATGCATAAAAGGGGGGCAAGTGAGGCCACAAGGGATTGGGGGGCTAGGAGTCTAGGGAGCGGTAGAGACCCACAGTCTTGATGAGGGAAAGAGGGACATGACGTTAAGAAGTCTACAGTCATTCGATTATTATCAACCATGTTAGTTACCTGGTCTGATGGACAAACAACATCTTAAAGTAATTGGAGAATGAAGCAAGAACTGATTTGTGTGCCTTGAAGTACACATCGCCGATCGCAACCGTGCAGTCACACAGGAAACCAAACTCTCGCTGAGCGTTTAACTGTTGCAGAAGAATAAGTCCATGGTTGGCcaaatccatttttttaaaaatctgcaaagcaaaaaattttgtttttaagaatggTGATTCACAAATAAGTATGTGTCCTTCATAGTCACCAACAGTAACGACGGTAGCTAACATTATAACTCATCAGTCAATGTACTAAAAACGTCACACAAGTTAGCTCCTTCCACCTTCACAACAGCCCTCTAAAGCAGTTCTGTCACTCCCCACATTTTCCAGGTGGGGACATTTAGGCTTGGGGTTGTATGATTTGCCCAAGCTTACACAGATGTAAGCAGAGAGGTCAGGATGTGAACCCAAGTAGGCTGCCTTCAAGCATCGAGTCCTTGAGAGAGCAAATAGTCCAGGATCATTGACCTTTTAGTTTAACATCCCAAGTGGAAATTCTAATATCCAGCAGAAACCATCAAAACTTCCATAGAGACAGACAAACCAAGGTGCTGGGTGGGGTCCCAGCAGGGCAGGCGTGAAGATCCTACTGAGTTGCAAGGGGCATGTCCCAGCTCCTGCTGTGTGGGCAGGGCTCTTCTTGCCAGAGAGGTAATAACTAACAGCCATTACTCCCTTTGATTCTCACCCTAACTGAGCAAGGCTGGTGCTCTGCCTTCTCTTTTGTGGAGGAGGAAACAGGCTTGCAGAGGTATAAGTAATTTGCTTCAGGCCATCTAGATAGAAGGTGGAGGAGTCAAAAACTTAAATCTGAATGTTCTGACTCCAAATTCTATTATCTTCATTCCTCGCAATTCACATTAGGGAACCACTCCTTTCTGAATCAGTCTATAGGAGCAGAGCAGCCTGATAGTGCGTGGAGTCATCAAATCAGTAGACTGCTCCATTTTCATGGCCAAATAGTATTTATAAAAGCCCAGCACACAAAAATCAACAGTATATTTAACACCATGCTTAACGGTCAAAGACTCAGTGCTTTTTCTCTGAGACTGGGAATAAACCAAGGTTGTCTGGTCTCATTACTTAATACAGTTCTAGCTAATGCAATAGggcaagaaaagtaaataaaagccatacagatgagaaaaaaaagaaatcaaactgttcctattttcagatgacatgactgtcttcatagaaaatcccaaggaatctacaaaaaactcctagaactaataaatgagttcagaaGGTCTCAGGGTATAAGATAACCATATGAAAATTAATATTAGTACTATATACAAGCAATGAGCATGTGGACACTGAAGTTAAAACcatacaataccatttataatcacTCAAGAAAATGGGAACATTTATGTGTAAACCCAACAAAACATGTACAAGACTTGTATGCTAAACACTACAAAAtgttgatcaaagacctaaataaatggagagacatagtGTGTTTAAGGAAGACTCAATATAGTAAAGATGTCAGTTTTCCCCAAAATGATATATATGTTTAACACAAAtaccattataatttttttttgtttttttttttttatagacaagattattctaaaatttttatgtaaAGGCAAAGGagctagaatagctaaaacaattttgaaaaagaataataa
This is a stretch of genomic DNA from Elephas maximus indicus isolate mEleMax1 chromosome 1, mEleMax1 primary haplotype, whole genome shotgun sequence. It encodes these proteins:
- the ZBTB2 gene encoding zinc finger and BTB domain-containing protein 2; translated protein: MDLANHGLILLQQLNAQREFGFLCDCTVAIGDVYFKAHKSVLASFSNYFKMLFVHQTSECVRLKPTDIQPDIFSYLLHLMYTGKMAPQLIDPVRLEQGIKFLHAYPLIQEASLASQGAFSHPDQVFPLASSLYGIQIADHQLRQATKIAPAPEKLGREPRPPTSRVSQEQVPEAPQLSQMPSNMTQVNRTNMTPSDPLQTSLSPELVSTPVPPPPHGEETNMEASSSDEQPASLTIAHVKPSIMKRNGSFPKYYACHLCGRRFTLRSSLREHLQIHTGVPFTSSQPGESRVPLSLCSNAADLGKDTMEVPEAGMISDSELQHISDSPIIDGQQQSETPPPSDIADIDNLEQADQEREVKRRKYECTICGRKFIQKSHWREHMYIHTGKPFKCSTCDKSFCRANQAARHVCLNQSIDTYTMVDKQTLELCTFEEGSQMDNMLVQTNKPYKCNLCDKTFSTPNEVVKHSCQNQNSDVFALDEGRAILLGSGDSEVTEADHPVLASIKKEQETVLLD